One Mycobacterium marseillense DNA window includes the following coding sequences:
- a CDS encoding deoxyribonuclease IV produces MLIGSHVHQDDPLAAAQADGADVVQFFLGNPQSWKKPKPRDDAEALKASTIPLYVHAPYLINVASANNRIRIPSRKILQDTCDAAAAINATAVIVHGGHADDNDMDAGFERWVKALDYLETDVQVYLENTAGGDHAMARHFDTIGRLWDHIGDKGIGFCLDTCHAWAAGEQLIDAVDRIKALTGRIDLVHCNDSRDAAGSGADRHANFGTGQIDPELLAAVVKAADAPVICETADEGRKDDIAFLREKTNG; encoded by the coding sequence GTGCTCATCGGTTCGCATGTCCACCAAGACGACCCGCTGGCCGCCGCGCAGGCCGACGGCGCCGACGTGGTGCAGTTCTTCCTCGGCAACCCGCAGAGCTGGAAGAAGCCCAAGCCGCGTGACGACGCCGAGGCGCTGAAGGCGTCGACCATTCCGCTCTACGTCCACGCGCCGTACCTGATCAACGTGGCCTCGGCCAACAACCGCATCCGCATCCCGTCGCGCAAGATTCTGCAGGACACCTGCGACGCGGCCGCGGCCATCAACGCGACGGCGGTGATCGTGCACGGCGGTCACGCCGACGACAACGACATGGACGCCGGCTTCGAGCGGTGGGTTAAGGCCCTGGACTACCTGGAAACCGACGTGCAGGTCTACCTGGAGAACACCGCCGGCGGTGACCACGCGATGGCCCGCCACTTCGACACCATCGGCCGGCTGTGGGATCACATCGGCGACAAGGGGATTGGGTTCTGCCTGGACACCTGCCACGCCTGGGCTGCGGGTGAGCAGCTGATCGACGCGGTCGACCGGATCAAGGCGCTGACCGGCCGCATCGACCTGGTGCACTGCAACGACTCGAGGGACGCGGCGGGCTCCGGCGCGGACCGGCACGCCAACTTCGGCACCGGGCAGATCGATCCCGAGTTGCTCGCCGCGGTGGTCAAGGCCGCCGACGCGCCGGTCATCTGCGAAACCGCCGACGAGGGCCGCAAGGACGACATCGCGTTCCTGCGGGAGAAAACAAACGGCTGA
- a CDS encoding acyl-CoA dehydrogenase family protein, with protein sequence MSDTHVVTNQVPPLEDHNPATSAVLTEALIREGGEWGLDEVNAVGALSATREAQRWGELADRNRPILHTHDRNGHRVDEVEYDPAYHELMRAAISHGMHAAPWADDRPGAHVVRAAKTSVWTVEPGHICPISMTYAVVPALRYNPELAKVYEPLLTSREYDPELRPATTKPGITAGMSMTEKQGGSDVRAGTTQATPNADGTYSLTGHKWFTSAPMCDIFLVLAQAPQGLSCFMLPRVLPDGTRNRMFLQRLKDKLGNHANASSEVEYDGATAWLVGEEGRGVPTIIEMVNLTRLDCTLGSATSMRTGLTRAIYHAQHRKAFGAYLIDQPLMRNVLADLAVEAEAATMVAMRMAGATDKAVRGDETAALLRRIGLAASKYWVCKRSTPHAAEALECLGGNGYVEDSGMPRLYREAPLMGIWEGSGNVSALDTLRAMATRPECVEVLFDEIAESAGQDLRLGNHVERLRADLANLETIAYRGRKVAEDICLALQGSLLVRHGHPAVAEAFLTTRLDRQWGGAFGTMPDGLDLAPILERALVKG encoded by the coding sequence ATGTCGGATACCCACGTCGTCACCAACCAGGTCCCGCCCCTGGAAGACCACAACCCCGCCACGTCGGCGGTGCTCACCGAGGCCCTGATCCGCGAAGGCGGCGAGTGGGGCCTCGACGAGGTCAACGCGGTCGGCGCCCTGTCGGCCACCCGCGAGGCGCAGCGCTGGGGCGAGCTCGCCGACCGCAACCGGCCCATCCTGCACACCCACGACCGCAACGGTCACCGCGTCGACGAGGTCGAATACGACCCGGCGTACCACGAGCTGATGCGCGCGGCGATCAGCCACGGCATGCACGCCGCTCCCTGGGCCGACGACCGGCCGGGGGCGCACGTCGTGCGCGCCGCCAAGACCTCGGTGTGGACGGTCGAGCCGGGGCACATCTGCCCGATCTCGATGACGTACGCCGTGGTGCCCGCGCTGCGCTACAACCCCGAGCTGGCCAAGGTCTACGAGCCGCTGCTGACCTCCCGCGAATACGACCCCGAACTCCGGCCGGCCACCACCAAGCCGGGGATCACCGCGGGCATGTCGATGACCGAGAAGCAGGGCGGCTCCGACGTGCGCGCCGGCACCACCCAGGCCACCCCCAACGCCGACGGGACCTACAGCCTGACCGGCCACAAGTGGTTCACCTCGGCGCCGATGTGCGACATCTTCCTGGTGCTCGCGCAGGCACCCCAAGGGCTCTCGTGTTTCATGCTTCCCCGCGTGCTGCCCGACGGCACCCGCAACCGGATGTTCCTGCAGCGGCTCAAGGACAAGCTCGGCAACCACGCCAACGCCTCCAGCGAAGTCGAGTACGACGGCGCCACAGCATGGTTGGTCGGGGAGGAAGGCCGCGGTGTGCCGACCATCATCGAGATGGTCAACCTCACCCGGCTGGACTGCACCCTGGGCAGCGCCACCAGCATGCGCACCGGCCTGACGCGCGCCATCTACCACGCCCAACATCGAAAGGCGTTCGGCGCCTACCTCATTGACCAGCCGCTGATGCGCAACGTGCTGGCCGACCTGGCCGTCGAGGCCGAGGCGGCCACCATGGTCGCGATGCGCATGGCAGGCGCCACCGACAAGGCGGTGCGCGGCGACGAGACCGCGGCGCTGCTGCGCCGGATCGGTCTGGCGGCCAGCAAGTACTGGGTGTGCAAGCGCTCGACCCCGCACGCCGCCGAGGCGCTGGAATGCCTGGGCGGCAACGGCTACGTCGAGGACTCCGGCATGCCGCGGCTGTACCGGGAGGCGCCGCTGATGGGCATCTGGGAGGGCTCGGGCAACGTCAGCGCGCTGGATACGTTGCGCGCCATGGCGACTCGCCCCGAATGCGTCGAGGTGCTGTTCGACGAAATCGCCGAGAGCGCGGGTCAGGATCTCCGCCTGGGCAACCACGTCGAGCGGCTGCGCGCCGACCTGGCCAACCTGGAGACCATCGCCTACCGCGGCCGCAAGGTCGCCGAGGACATCTGCCTGGCGCTGCAGGGCTCGCTGCTGGTGCGCCACGGGCACCCCGCGGTCGCCGAGGCGTTCCTGACGACCCGGCTCGACCGCCAGTGGGGCGGCGCGTTCGGCACCATGCCGGACGGGCTCGATCTGGCGCCGATTCTCGAGCGTGCTCTAGTAAAGGGATGA
- a CDS encoding crotonase/enoyl-CoA hydratase family protein, translated as MTHAIRPVDFDNLKTMTYEVTDRVARITFNRPDKGNAIVADTPLELSALVERADLDPGVHVILVSGRGEGFCAGFDLSAYADRTGSAGGTGAYAGTVLDGKTQAVNHLADQPWDPMVDYQMMSRFVRGFSSLMHADKPTVVKIHGYCVAGGTDIALHADQVIAAADAKIGYPPTRVWGVPAAGLWAHRLGDQRAKRLLFTGDCITGAQAAEWGWAVEAPDPAELDERTERLVERIAAVPVNQLIMVKLALNSALLQQGVATSRMVSTVFDGVARHTPEGHAFVADAVEHGFREAVRHRDEPFGDHGRRASGV; from the coding sequence ATGACTCACGCGATCAGGCCGGTCGACTTCGACAACCTGAAGACGATGACCTATGAGGTCACCGACCGGGTCGCCCGGATCACGTTCAACCGGCCCGACAAGGGCAATGCGATCGTCGCCGACACGCCGCTGGAGCTCTCGGCGCTGGTGGAGCGGGCCGACCTCGATCCGGGCGTGCACGTCATCCTGGTGTCCGGTCGCGGCGAGGGATTTTGCGCGGGCTTCGACCTGAGCGCCTACGCCGACCGCACCGGCTCGGCCGGCGGCACCGGTGCGTACGCGGGCACCGTGCTGGACGGCAAGACCCAGGCGGTCAACCATCTGGCGGATCAGCCGTGGGACCCGATGGTCGATTACCAGATGATGAGCCGCTTCGTGCGGGGCTTTTCCAGCCTCATGCACGCCGACAAGCCCACGGTGGTCAAGATCCACGGCTACTGCGTGGCCGGCGGCACCGACATCGCGCTGCACGCCGACCAGGTGATCGCGGCCGCCGACGCCAAGATCGGCTACCCCCCGACCCGGGTGTGGGGGGTGCCGGCCGCCGGACTCTGGGCGCACCGCCTCGGCGACCAGCGCGCCAAACGGCTGCTGTTCACCGGTGATTGCATCACCGGCGCGCAGGCCGCCGAGTGGGGGTGGGCCGTGGAGGCGCCGGACCCGGCGGAGCTCGACGAGCGCACCGAGCGGCTGGTCGAGCGGATCGCCGCGGTGCCGGTCAACCAGCTGATCATGGTCAAGCTCGCACTGAATTCCGCTCTGCTGCAACAGGGTGTGGCCACCAGCAGGATGGTCAGCACGGTGTTCGACGGTGTCGCCCGGCACACGCCCGAGGGCCACGCGTTCGTCGCCGACGCGGTCGAGCACGGCTTCCGGGAGGCGGTACGGCATCGCGACGAACCCTTCGGCGACCACGGCCGCCGCGCGTCCGGGGTGTAG
- a CDS encoding alpha/beta hydrolase family esterase: MLRRLTPLLAVVVLVLAGCLPAEANRPSGFVTGTSVHHLKVGDLDRSYRVYQPVGLHVPAPLVVMMHGVSGSAREAEKDYHWDTLADSGKFVVAYPDGLDEAWNVDGQTCCGRSGQRGVDDVGFIRAAVGDIAKNVGIDTAKVYATGMSNGGIMSYTLACTTELFAAIGPVAGTQLNACPTPHPVSVMHIHGTADSLVPYGGGPGYSVINGPPVPGVNAFWRNVDQCGTPSTTTDGPITTSTAGCAEGRGVVLITVDQGDHEWPDFATRELWDFFAAHPR, from the coding sequence ATGCTGCGCCGGCTGACCCCACTCTTGGCTGTTGTCGTCCTGGTGCTCGCGGGCTGCTTGCCGGCGGAGGCGAACCGGCCGTCGGGCTTCGTGACCGGAACCAGCGTCCACCACCTCAAGGTCGGCGATCTCGATCGCAGCTATCGGGTGTACCAGCCCGTCGGGCTGCACGTCCCGGCCCCGCTGGTGGTCATGATGCACGGTGTGTCGGGCAGCGCCCGGGAGGCCGAAAAGGATTACCACTGGGACACATTGGCCGACTCGGGCAAGTTCGTCGTCGCCTACCCGGATGGCCTCGACGAGGCCTGGAACGTCGACGGCCAGACCTGCTGCGGACGCTCTGGACAACGAGGCGTCGACGACGTCGGCTTCATCAGGGCGGCCGTCGGCGACATCGCCAAGAACGTCGGCATCGACACCGCCAAGGTCTACGCCACCGGCATGAGCAACGGCGGCATCATGTCCTACACGCTGGCCTGCACCACGGAGCTCTTCGCGGCGATCGGACCCGTCGCGGGCACCCAGCTGAACGCGTGCCCGACACCACATCCGGTGTCGGTGATGCACATTCACGGCACCGCGGACAGCCTGGTGCCCTACGGCGGCGGACCGGGCTACAGCGTCATCAACGGTCCTCCGGTGCCCGGGGTGAATGCGTTCTGGCGCAACGTCGATCAGTGCGGCACCCCGTCGACTACCACCGACGGGCCGATCACCACCTCGACCGCGGGATGCGCCGAGGGCCGCGGGGTCGTGCTCATCACGGTCGACCAGGGCGACCACGAGTGGCCCGACTTCGCGACGCGGGAACTCTGGGACTTCTTCGCCGCCCACCCGCGCTGA